The window TGTTTACCATCATCAGTGATACAAGAATGGTGTCAGGGCGTAAAGCAGCCTGAACCATTTCTGGTGTAATTAAACCAGTGCGTGGCTCTGGCTCTAAATATGTAATTTCAAAACCTTGCTCTTCAAGTTCGCGGCAAGTATCTAACACAGCTTTGTGCTCGATTTTACTTGTAATGATGTGCTTGCCTTTAGAACCGTAGAATTGAGCAATGCCTTTTAATGCTAAGTTATCTGATTCGGTTGCACCTGATGTCCAAACGATTTCGCGAGGATCTGCTTTAATTAAGTTTGCAACTTGTTCGCGTGCGTACTCAACTTTTTCTTCAGCTTGCCAGCCATAGGCATGCGAGCGTGACGCAGGGTTGCCAAAAGTCCCTTCGAAGGTTAGACACTCCATCATACGTTCTGCAACTTCAGGCAGTACAGGAGTGGTTGCTGCGTAATCAAGATAAATTGGACGTTTCATGTCAAATACCTGTAACCGATAGAAGGGCTGAATCTAGACTTGGTGAGTTTTGGCGTAGAGCAACAGTTTGAACATTGTCGCGCGCAATCAAATCAGCAAGCGTGATTTTTGCAAGATAATCGGCAATATGGTGGGAGAGATCTTGCCATAAGTCATGCGTTAAACACATTGCACCATTTTGGCAGTTGCCTTTGTGGTCGCAGCGTGTTGCATCGACAGTTTCATTTACGGCTTCAATAATTTCTAGCACAGTAATTTCACTTGCATTGCGTGCAAGGTGGTATCCACCATTTGCACCACGAACACTTGAAACTAACCCGTGACGCTTAAGTTTTGCGAATAACTGTTCTAAATAAGCGACTGAGATGGATTGGCGTGCTGCTATTTCTGCAAGCGTGATCGTTTGTTCAGTTGGCTGCAAAGCTAAATCAAGTAGAGCAGTCACTGCGTAACGACCGCGAGTTGTTAGGCGCATGATTCGATACACATGAATAGACTAGATGTATAAATTTTATGAATTCCGACTAAAATAGTCAAGTTTTTTAATTGCTATTATTATGCGTGTGAAAAGTGAAATATTTTAGAATTATTGTATCCACATATTATATATGAATAAAGCAATGAAAATAAAGCTAAGTATTGCAAAAGTAATATTAATTAATCGCTGACGTTTTTGAAGTCGATGTATGCGATTTTGGTATTGTTTGACCTCAACCAATAAGGTATTAATTTCAGAGCGTTGCTGATCGATTTTCTCTAAAAGCGGTGCGATTCTACGTTGGGTTGCAATTGTATCGATATCATCATCGAACGCATTAAACCATTGTCGCCAGTTCACTAAGATACTGGATAGGGTGAAATGAGGAATGAGATCGGTAAACTGCTCAGTTAGGGTCGAGTCGCCTAAAATGCGTAAATTTGAAATGCTCTTTAGATTATTTAGAACAAAAATTTTAATTAAGTCGATCAAAGTACAATTGACTTCAAGATCAATTTTTCGATCTAAAGCTTTCGTGTCAAACAGTAAACCTTTTTCTGTGAACTGAATATAAAAATCAAAGAAGGGAATGTAACTGTTGATTCGAATCGTAATTTTCTGATCAATCAATTTTTGTGCTTGCAGGCGTAGTCCTGAATCATGCGTAAGGATGAAGGAAAAAAAAGTTTCTAAAACAATGATGACAATGTTTAGCAACAAATGTGGGTGTTTATGTCTTTGTTGCATATCGATCATAAATCTCTTTTTCCTTGCCAAAAATAACGAGTGAAACATCAAGTCTTGTAAATTACGAGTATCCGTACCCAATTGTTAAAAATAATTTACATGACTATCTTGCTTTGTAGAACAGTTTTTTAAAACGATCAAGTCCTAACTTTGATATTATAAAAACATTTTTATGGTTAAATACGACATGCTGTTTGTAATGTGCTTAGGAGTAATGGTTCATGGATAATACAAATATAGACAACCCAAGTGAAGATGCTGAGGCAAAAATTAAATCAAAATCAAAAAGTTCTAAGAAATCTGCATTGGATTTTAAAAAATATACACAACAAATTTGGCTTGCGGGATTAGGTGCTTTTTCTCGTGCAGAGGAGGAGGGAAACAAATTATTCGACTCATTAGTCAAGGTGGGTGAGGAATTAGAGTCTAAAACTGTAGATTTTGCGGACAATACAGTTGGCAAAGTCACAGAAAAAGCAAAAGAGTCAGTGACGGATACCAAAGACAAGGTTGAAAAAATTTTAGATAGCGGGGTAAATCATTCACTCAATCGCATTGGATTGGTGACACCAAAGGATCTTCAACATATCGAACAACTGTTAGTGCAGCTTCATATTAAGGTGGATGCTTTGATCGAGGAAAATGAGCAATTGAAGGCTAAATTGAATAAAAAGTAAAAAAAATGCAAGTAACTCGTCCGTTTATGTCGTATTTCGGTATTTATTTTAATTAAAAAGGCCTTTCTAGTATTGCGTTCTCCCCTAAAGCATTGCTATAAAGGCTGCATGGCCTTTTAAACTATAGCCTTGGATCTTAACAAACGATATTAAGAGGATATTTTTTATCATGAATAAATCAGAATTAATTGATGCGATTGCTGAAAAAGGGGGAGTGTCTAAGTCGGATGCTGGTAAAGCGCTCGATGCGACAATTGCATCAATCACTGAAGCACTTAAAAAGGGTGATACGGTTACTTTAGTCGGTTTTGGTACTTTTAGCGTAAAAGAACGTGCTGCACGTACTGGTCGTAATCCTAAAACTGGTGAAGAGCTTCAAATCAAAGCAAGCAAAGTACCAAGCTTCAAAGCTGGTAAGGGTTTAAAAGATTCGGTTGCGTAATCTTTCTAAATCAATAAACGCACCATTTCGGGTGCGTTTTTTATTTATCCAATGAAAAAGTTAATTTGATCTTCATTCGGCATTCATTCACTTTGTTTTTTAAGTTAAAATTGCCCCGAAATTAAATATTGGAATATTTATGGAATCATTTCGTACGGTCATTAAAGGTTGGCTTGGCAAAGTCCTGTTAGTTTTGTTTTTGACCCCTTTAGCTCTTGTCGGTATTGAAGGATATTTTAGTGGTGGCAATAAAGCTGATGTTGCCAAGTCAGTAAATGGTCAAGATATTTCTAATAAAGAATTAGAAAGTGCAATCAAAAACTATAAAGATCAGTATTTAGCCTTGGTTCAAGGTGATGAGTCATTATTGAATCTACCTGCGATTCAGGAAAGAGCAATGGATGCGTTGATCGCTCGTAGTTTGTTGTCACAACAAGCTGAAAAATTGGGTATTGCTTTAAGTGATGCACAACTTGAGCAAATGTTGGCGCAGCAACCAAGTTTTCAGGAAAATGGGAAGTTCTCTCAGCCATTGTATGAAAATTACTTGCGTTCAGTTGGCTTAACGAATCAGGCCTTGATTGCAAGCCTTCGCCAAGATCATGCATTAAAAATGATTTCATCGACACTAATGGATAATGCATTAGTGAGTAAATCTGATTTACAGCAACTTGCGAACTTACAAACTGAACAGCGGACATTGCATTTAGCAAGCATCAAGTTAGATGATTATAAAAAGGGTGTAACTGCTTCAAATCAAGAAATCACTGACTACTACAACAAGCATAAAAATGAATTTAAGCAAGTTGCTAGTGTTGATGTGGATTATGTGGTTTTAAGCCCAGCATTATTAGAACAAGCTAATTTAGCTGTTACTGATGCAGATTTACAGCAGGCCTATGCAGCGTTTGTAGAAAAACAGCAGCAAAGTGTGAAGCGTGAAGTGAAGCATATCTTAGTAACGACGGATGAGCGTGATGATGCTGCAGCACAGAAATTGATTAATGATGTTTATGCAAAAATTCAATCGGGAATGACGTTTGCTCAAGCTGCTAGTCAGTATTCAGAAGATCCGAGTTCAAAAAATCAAGGTGGCTTAGTAAGTGCATATGCTCCTGGTGCTTTCTCTGCTGATTTTGATAACGCTGTAAACACGTTGAAAAATGGTCAGGTTTCTAAGCCTGTAAAAACGCAGTACGGTTATCACATTATTGAAGTTCAGGTGCCAACGGTAAATATTCCATCCTTTGAGTCTGAAAAAGCACGTCTAACTGCTGAAGTTGAAAAAACTAAAGCTGCGAATCTGTTTAGTGATACTGTTAATAATTTAAATGAGATGGTTGTAGGAAGTGATTCTCTTGATGTTGTTGCACAAGAGGTGAAAGCTGCACGTGTTGAATCTGCAAAAGCAATTACTTTGGCAACACAACATCCTATCCTGAGTGATTTGAATGTTAAAGTAAAACTATTCAGTGATGATGTGAAGAATGGTGATCGTAATGCATCTTCTAATATCCAATTAACCAATGGTGATTCAATCTGGATTAAAGTTCGTGATTATCACTCAGCAGGAATTAAACCATTATCTGAAGTGACTACTGAAGTTAAAGCGAAAGTGATTGAGCAGAAGGCATATAAAGCTGCTCAGGAGAAAATGGCAACAATTCTTGCTGATTTCAAAACTCAGCCAGCAGCACAAGTTGTCGCAAAATCGAAAGTAACTTTTGAAAATGCGGGTACTTTTGCTCGCTCACATGGTTTGAAACGTGAGATTGAGCGCGCTGCATTCAGTATTCCTGCACCGAGCAAGGAAGGAATGTGGTCTGCAACAACGGCGAAATTGCCAAATGAGTTGGTTATCGTTGCTGTTTCAAATGTGGATAGCAGTGTGGCAAGTAGTTTGCCAGAAAAAGAGTTGTTGGAATTGAAGCAATTGTATCAGCAGTTCCGTGGTCAACAAGTTTTGGAAGACTATACCGCATATCTAAAATCACAAGCTGACATTAAGTAAGCTAGATTTGACTTGTAAAAAAGCCAGTTCACAGAACTGGCTTTTTTATTGTCTTGGTCATTAGAAAAATTATTTTTTCTGAATAAATTTTGCTTCTTCAGATTGAGGATATTGAGCTAGTAGTTTGGCTCTGTATTGGTTGGCTTGAGTTGTATTTTTATCGACTTCTTTTGCAATACTATAGAGTTGATATAAAGCGCGAGATGCCCGAGCTGAGTTTGGGTATTGATTCACAACAGTCGTATAATTCTGCTTTGCAGCTGTATAGTTTACAGGTTCTACTGCAAGGTAGAACTCTGCAAGCCAAAAGTATGCATTACCAATATAAATACCATTTGGATGGTTTTTAATGAAGTTTTGCATTGGTTGGATGGCTTGTTTTGCACCGCCTTGTTTATAAGCATCCAATGCAACAGTATAAGCTGCTTTCTCTAACTCAATTTGATTGTTTGCATTCATATTTGATGCAGCTGTGCTTGGCTGGGATTGTGTTGGAGCAGGAGTATTTGATGCAGTGGTATTACTTGAAAGAGGTTGGGATGCATCAATTGGCTCTTCAGTATTCTCTTCTGGTGGATCAATTTTTTGCGAAAGTAATTCTAAGCGTTGATCTAAATCTGTATAGCGATTGGTAAGCTCTTTCTTTAGTTGCTCAATTGCATTGTCGTGTTCTTCCAGCTGACCTCGTAGTTTACGAACTTCTTCTTCAAGGCGTTGGTTTTTCTGGATGAGTTCCCAATTTAAATTTGAGCCGACGTTTGCAGTATTATTACTGTTATTGGCAGACTGTTGGCTAAGTGCACGAGATTCAATTGGAATATTCGCATATAAATATGCGCTGCTGAGTAACGCAACAAAGAGTACAGAATGCTTTTTTAGCATGAAAATCTATCCATTAAGTTGAAAGTTAAAGCTGTGAGTACATAAGTCGTCACTTTTAACGGACTTTTACACATAGCAAATACGTATCTTGATTTAGTCATTAAAACAGCAACTCATTTAAATGCAATAAGCATTTACAATCTTCAAGCACTTTGGGGGAGAATTTTTGAGTTGTTGTTTAATCTTTGTACATTGTTAAGTTGTCTAGAATGAAGGTTTTAGCGCGTTGATGAGGAAATAGGCAGTTGAACGAGAAACTCACTGAAAAATAGAGACAAGTCTTGCAACTCAGATAAAAACCTCTATACTTTGTCAGGCAATGGTAACCCTGCTGGTAGCTTCGCAATTGTACTCTATGAACCCCGCCAGGACCGGAAGGTAGCAACGGTAGTAGAACTATGATGTGCCGAAATCTTGCTGGTAGGGTTGCCACCAATTATTCTTCTTCGCTCGTTCGAGCAATTGTTTTTAAAATTACATCCATATCAAAGCCGCGATACTGCAAAAACCGAATTTGTTTTGCTTTGAGTTTTGGGTCTTTCGTAACGTCTTCACCAAATTTTTTTACTTTAAGTTGGTAGGCTTGATCTAGCCAATCCACTTCTTCAAGTTCTTCTGCTATTAATTCTGCATCTAGCTGTTTCGCCTTAAGTGCTTGTTTAATGCGTTGTAAGCCTTTTCCTTTACGAATTTGGCTTGATAGGGTTAAAGCTGCGACACGTTGATCACTCTGATAATTTTTTTCTGCTAGCTCTGTTACTAAAATTGCAACTTCATTTGGGTCAATTGCATATTGATTTAGCTTTTCGGTTAATTCTGCTTGTGAGTAATCACGACGTGTCAGTAATGCAAATGCATATGACCGTAGTCTTTGTCCTGTAAGTGTCTTGGGTTTGTCATTTTTTGATGCGTTAAACATAGACTTTATTCTGTATTCCTCTGTAAAGCAGGTGACGATTTATTTTAACAGGCGAGTAATATATATGCAGAAAATGATTAGACGAAAAGAAAACGCCCCGAAGGGCGTTTTGCTTAGCTTTCTAAGAAGTCGAGCTCTTCTTCTTCTACTGGAGCGGCTTCATTGGTGTTCTTTGTTAGAAGTTGTTCACGAATGAGCTTTTCAATTTCTTGTGCCATTTGTGGGTTTTCTTCAAAATGACGGATGACGTTATTCTTACCTTGACCAATTTTGTTGCCCTGATAAGAGTACCAAGCACCTGCTTTTTGAACAATATCTTGTTGGACTGCGAGATCAACCAGTTCACCTAGTTGATTTGTACCTTTCCCATACATGATCTGGAACACTGCTTCTTTGAACGGCGGTGCCATTTTATTTTTAACAACTTTAACGCGAGTTTCATTACCGGTGATTTCATCACCTTCTTTCACTGCACCGATACGACGGATGTCTAAGCGGACAGATGCATAGAATTTAAGTGCATTACCACCAGTTGTTGTTTCTGGGCTACCAAACATCACGCCAATCTTCATACGGATTTGGTTAATGAAGATTACCATACAGTTTGAGCGCTTCGCATTACCAGTGATTTTACGCAATGCCTGACTCATCAAACGTGCTTGTAAGCCCATATGTGAATCACCCATTTCGCCTTCAATTTCCGCTTTAGGGGTGAGGGCTGCAACGGAGTCGACAACGATAAGATCAATTGCGCCAGAACGAACCAGCATGTCTGCAATCTCTAATGCTTGTTCACCGTTGTCAGGTTGTGAAACCAACAAGTTGTCAATATCTACGCCTAATTTGCGTGCATATTCAGGGTCTAAGGCATGTTCTGCATCGATAAATGCACAGGTACCACCAGTTTTTTGGCATTGAGCAATGGCTTGCAAAGTCATTGTGGTTTTACCAGAAGATTCTGGTCCATAGATTTCGATGATACGCCCTTTGGGTAAACCACCAATACCAAGCGCAATATCAAGTGTTAGAGAACCCGTTGATACAGCTTCAACTGCTTGTACGGTATTATCACCTAAGCGCATCACTGTGTTCTTACCAAATTGTTTTTCAATTTGGCTTAAAGCAGCTTGTAACGCTTTACTTTTATTATCATCCATCTCAAAACCTCAAAACTTTATATTCTTAACGACTAACCCAAGTGGATGTACTGAATCTCAACTTGTTGGGACTTGGGTATAGTGGCAGATTCTCGTTATTAATTCCACATCTGATCTATGTCAGTACGACACAAAATGACGCGCCCAAATTAAGAAAATAT is drawn from Acinetobacter suaedae and contains these coding sequences:
- a CDS encoding Rrf2 family transcriptional regulator, which gives rise to MRLTTRGRYAVTALLDLALQPTEQTITLAEIAARQSISVAYLEQLFAKLKRHGLVSSVRGANGGYHLARNASEITVLEIIEAVNETVDATRCDHKGNCQNGAMCLTHDLWQDLSHHIADYLAKITLADLIARDNVQTVALRQNSPSLDSALLSVTGI
- a CDS encoding phasin family protein — protein: MDNTNIDNPSEDAEAKIKSKSKSSKKSALDFKKYTQQIWLAGLGAFSRAEEEGNKLFDSLVKVGEELESKTVDFADNTVGKVTEKAKESVTDTKDKVEKILDSGVNHSLNRIGLVTPKDLQHIEQLLVQLHIKVDALIEENEQLKAKLNKK
- a CDS encoding HU family DNA-binding protein gives rise to the protein MNKSELIDAIAEKGGVSKSDAGKALDATIASITEALKKGDTVTLVGFGTFSVKERAARTGRNPKTGEELQIKASKVPSFKAGKGLKDSVA
- a CDS encoding SurA N-terminal domain-containing protein — translated: MESFRTVIKGWLGKVLLVLFLTPLALVGIEGYFSGGNKADVAKSVNGQDISNKELESAIKNYKDQYLALVQGDESLLNLPAIQERAMDALIARSLLSQQAEKLGIALSDAQLEQMLAQQPSFQENGKFSQPLYENYLRSVGLTNQALIASLRQDHALKMISSTLMDNALVSKSDLQQLANLQTEQRTLHLASIKLDDYKKGVTASNQEITDYYNKHKNEFKQVASVDVDYVVLSPALLEQANLAVTDADLQQAYAAFVEKQQQSVKREVKHILVTTDERDDAAAQKLINDVYAKIQSGMTFAQAASQYSEDPSSKNQGGLVSAYAPGAFSADFDNAVNTLKNGQVSKPVKTQYGYHIIEVQVPTVNIPSFESEKARLTAEVEKTKAANLFSDTVNNLNEMVVGSDSLDVVAQEVKAARVESAKAITLATQHPILSDLNVKVKLFSDDVKNGDRNASSNIQLTNGDSIWIKVRDYHSAGIKPLSEVTTEVKAKVIEQKAYKAAQEKMATILADFKTQPAAQVVAKSKVTFENAGTFARSHGLKREIERAAFSIPAPSKEGMWSATTAKLPNELVIVAVSNVDSSVASSLPEKELLELKQLYQQFRGQQVLEDYTAYLKSQADIK
- a CDS encoding YbgF trimerization domain-containing protein, with translation MLKKHSVLFVALLSSAYLYANIPIESRALSQQSANNSNNTANVGSNLNWELIQKNQRLEEEVRKLRGQLEEHDNAIEQLKKELTNRYTDLDQRLELLSQKIDPPEENTEEPIDASQPLSSNTTASNTPAPTQSQPSTAASNMNANNQIELEKAAYTVALDAYKQGGAKQAIQPMQNFIKNHPNGIYIGNAYFWLAEFYLAVEPVNYTAAKQNYTTVVNQYPNSARASRALYQLYSIAKEVDKNTTQANQYRAKLLAQYPQSEEAKFIQKK
- a CDS encoding regulatory protein RecX codes for the protein MFNASKNDKPKTLTGQRLRSYAFALLTRRDYSQAELTEKLNQYAIDPNEVAILVTELAEKNYQSDQRVAALTLSSQIRKGKGLQRIKQALKAKQLDAELIAEELEEVDWLDQAYQLKVKKFGEDVTKDPKLKAKQIRFLQYRGFDMDVILKTIARTSEEE
- the recA gene encoding recombinase RecA; its protein translation is MDDNKSKALQAALSQIEKQFGKNTVMRLGDNTVQAVEAVSTGSLTLDIALGIGGLPKGRIIEIYGPESSGKTTMTLQAIAQCQKTGGTCAFIDAEHALDPEYARKLGVDIDNLLVSQPDNGEQALEIADMLVRSGAIDLIVVDSVAALTPKAEIEGEMGDSHMGLQARLMSQALRKITGNAKRSNCMVIFINQIRMKIGVMFGSPETTTGGNALKFYASVRLDIRRIGAVKEGDEITGNETRVKVVKNKMAPPFKEAVFQIMYGKGTNQLGELVDLAVQQDIVQKAGAWYSYQGNKIGQGKNNVIRHFEENPQMAQEIEKLIREQLLTKNTNEAAPVEEEELDFLES